One part of the Polyangiaceae bacterium genome encodes these proteins:
- a CDS encoding TolC family protein: MKRALTVLLSCLSLVGCVSQQAGYGDLKQDVRTRTGKEVRWYHLDGTKAAEQRIRELVKQPLDQEAAVQIALLNNPRIQAEFERIGMARADLVSAWKLPNPRLGADATFYGNESDPELKFDVTMSLTRLLTLPSRTDAADAGLDRARLEVLGATLDLSYGVRRAVIQFQIERSVLGLLRKQTGASNASYVAAKRLHEAGNLNDLELATEQAAYEEARLAVAEAELGERGAKLELGRLLGFWQLGTDFQVRGQLPALPPPSAAERLSEPAAEKAALEASVELSVGRARYAEATGKSNAARLSGALPDVSAGVGVERQDDEWGVGPAVHLEIPLFDQGQGALGRAESERRRARADSSATAADVRSAVRRVRAQLALARDLARHYQDVVLPLRRKISAETLLAYNAMSVGVFELMAARRAEFAAGVRAVRALGSYWMLHSELEQLLAGGLPTLSLSPRKSMGSAPSDPAPSHSGH, translated from the coding sequence GTGAAGCGTGCACTCACAGTGCTCTTGAGCTGCCTGTCCCTGGTGGGCTGCGTGTCTCAGCAAGCGGGCTACGGCGACCTCAAGCAAGACGTTCGAACGCGCACCGGAAAGGAGGTGCGCTGGTACCATCTCGACGGGACCAAAGCAGCGGAGCAGCGCATCCGGGAGCTGGTCAAGCAGCCCCTAGATCAAGAAGCAGCGGTGCAAATCGCGCTCTTGAACAACCCTCGGATACAGGCGGAGTTCGAGCGCATCGGAATGGCGCGTGCGGATTTAGTATCCGCATGGAAGCTGCCCAATCCTCGCTTGGGTGCCGACGCTACGTTCTACGGCAACGAAAGCGATCCCGAACTCAAGTTCGATGTGACGATGAGCCTGACACGTTTGCTCACGCTTCCGAGTCGCACCGACGCCGCTGATGCGGGCCTCGACCGCGCGCGGCTCGAAGTCCTCGGAGCGACGCTCGACCTGAGCTACGGGGTGCGGCGCGCGGTGATCCAGTTTCAAATCGAGCGCAGCGTCCTCGGGTTGTTGCGCAAGCAAACGGGTGCAAGCAACGCCAGTTATGTGGCGGCGAAGCGCCTGCATGAGGCGGGCAACCTGAACGACTTGGAGCTCGCGACGGAGCAAGCGGCGTACGAAGAAGCGCGGCTAGCCGTGGCTGAGGCCGAGCTTGGCGAGCGCGGCGCGAAGCTCGAGCTCGGGCGCCTACTCGGCTTTTGGCAACTGGGAACCGACTTTCAAGTGCGTGGGCAGCTGCCCGCGCTGCCTCCGCCTTCCGCCGCCGAGCGCCTGAGCGAACCTGCGGCGGAGAAAGCTGCACTCGAAGCCAGTGTGGAGCTGAGCGTCGGTCGCGCGCGCTACGCGGAAGCGACTGGGAAATCCAATGCGGCTCGACTGAGCGGCGCGCTACCGGATGTGAGCGCTGGCGTCGGTGTCGAGCGTCAGGATGATGAGTGGGGCGTCGGACCGGCGGTCCATTTGGAGATCCCGTTGTTCGATCAAGGCCAAGGCGCACTGGGGCGAGCCGAGAGCGAGCGCCGGCGCGCTCGGGCAGACAGCAGCGCTACCGCGGCGGATGTTCGTTCGGCAGTTCGCCGAGTGCGCGCGCAGCTCGCGCTGGCTCGTGATCTCGCACGTCACTACCAGGACGTGGTGCTGCCGCTACGCCGCAAGATCTCAGCCGAGACGTTGCTCGCGTACAACGCGATGAGTGTCGGGGTGTTCGAGTTGATGGCGGCTCGCAGGGCGGAGTTTGCGGCGGGCGTTCGGGCGGTGCGAGCGCTCGGCAGCTACTGGATGCTACACTCCGAGCTGGAACAGTTGCTTGCTGGGGGGCTCCCGACGCTATCCCTCTCCCCCAGGAAGTCCATGGGCAGTGCCCCAAGCGAC